A single Ciona intestinalis chromosome 14, KH, whole genome shotgun sequence DNA region contains:
- the LOC100184183 gene encoding sphingomyelin phosphodiesterase 4-like — translation MNGSSEHGILGTAFSKPTLSEKCKELTKIIDENTPKTLHHIYPHLIHTMFGIITPGWGIPHINPRQHALEFNLLRNFFGVDGPMLRLVHKLQGESILLRYDFPLNILPPALSYMGPVESSGLGYPGRAFGNAPYTSTATFLKGQTCVRVSAFEFYFFHFAHVIINLLPPPQPTKSPLLPAFQSRKPVAVDDNLYCSLVDDYLGYFLPIDGSYPPTMQSPVSNVQTPTRSSPWISHISSMIRKSPTKQTDNLGITQNEIWRSDTLVRVLVEFWLGQTTSTRINSTVKCPTEEVAYAVRRLIKHMHYFQNVNSSSLSYSHLNDTVMESFKQNISCNFLQPRLLEFLGYCFNVWPLNSSFRIILETWLSYIQPWRYADASTVGKNVDMRLSTDRHVANAWYHFIASNLPFYTQLLKESLTRYLRMDLSKQANSLLLYRVAKIFNQPNLMEMIEEAEEAQYGGIPAHMHSPSPGSYIASGRINDHNPINATVISSPELKEIVSQLLMVCQQALGTVQKLLDKNKPDFSTQVLKFIGFGDLCEVGPSNFNETSSKKSAQQLADSMQLLSEIFDVQIPELNESMRSVDTNQSQNPLGTDAPDCSLGEDGVVHLSSLGRHEIINNIKKLPVSIKCEPALQPIRSYECATLVRVLHSLSTYINKKYEAEFKQFCSLPGFSGKFAKFIFNIPHSPNTVDSNQLPTISFRFFAHYRTIFYTVMFFLLCYLFDYGVFRSFALFLFLSAIYLILKAVVLELKVKHTH, via the coding sequence ATGAATGGCTCTAGTGAGCATGGGATACTTGGGACAGCATTTTCCAAACCAACTCTGTCGGAAAAATGCAAAGAACTCACGAAAATTATTGATGAAAATACCCCAAAGACGCTGCATCATATTTACCCCCACCTTATCCATACAATGTTTGGGATCATAACCCCAGGTTGGGGAATCCCACATATTAACCCACGTCAACATGCGCTCGAGTTTAACCTGCTCCGAAACTTTTTTGGTGTTGATGGACCAATGCTACGATTAGTGCACAAACTACAAGGGGAGAGCATTTTATTAAGATATGATTTCCCATTAAATATCCTTCCCCCTGCACTATCATACATGGGCCCGGTTGAATCAAGTGGGTTAGGTTACCCAGGAAGAGCCTTTGGAAATGCTCCATACACAAGCACAGCAACTTTTCTAAAAGGACAAACTTGTGTGCGTGTGTCAGCATTTgagttttactttttccacTTCGCGCATGTGATAATTAATCTACTCCCACCACCCCAACCGACTAAGTCACCATTACTACCTGCGTTTCAATCAAGAAAACCAGTAGCAGTTGATGATAACTTATATTGTTCATTGGTTGATGACTATCTTGGCTACTTTTTACCTATTGATGGTTCATACCCACCCACAATGCAGTCGCCTGTCTCTAATGTTCAAACACCCACAAGGAGCTCTCCATGGATTTCTCACATAAGTTCAATGATAAGAAAATCACCTACCAAGCAAACAGATAACCTTGGTATCACTCAAAATGAAATCTGGAGATCAGACACTTTAGTTAGAGTGTTGGTTGAATTTTGGCTTGGTCAAACAACAAGTACCAGAATTAACTCTACAGTAAAATGTCCAACAGAAGAAGTAGCGTATGCGGTCCGAAGATTGATAAAGCATATGcattattttcaaaatgtaaATAGTTCTTCTCTAAGTTATTCTCACCTTAATGATACAGTGATGGAGTCTTTCAAGCAAAATATATCTTGTAACTTTCTACAGCCACGCCTGCTAGAGTTTCTTGGCTACTGTTTCAACGTTTGGCCTCTTAATAGCTCATTCAGGATTATTTTGGAAACCTGgctaagttacattcaacctTGGAGATATGCTGATGCTTCAACAGTTGGAAAAAATGTGGACATGCGTTTGAGTACTGACCGTCATGTTGCCAATGCATGGTATCACTTTATTGCAAGTAATTTACCATTTTACACACAACTACTTAAAGAGTCTTTGACAAGGTATCTACGCATGGACCTAAGCAAGCAAGCTAACTCCTTGTTGTTGTACAGAgtagcaaaaatatttaatcagCCGAATCTTATGGAAATGATTGAAGAGGCAGAAGAAGCTCAGTATGGTGGTATACCAGCACATATGCATTCTCCTTCACCTGGCAGTTACATTGCTTCTGGAAGAATAAACGATCATAATCCTATCAATGCCACTGTCATATCATCTCCTGAGCTAAAAGAAATAGTCAGCCAATTGCTAATGGTTTGCCAGCAGGCATTGGGAACAGTTCAAAAGCTTCTTGATAAAAACAAGCCTGATTTTTCGACTCAAGTTCTCAAGTTTATAGGTTTTGGTGACTTGTGTGAAGTTGGACCTTCAAATTTTAACGAAACAAGCTCAAAGAAGTCTGCACAGCAACTTGCTGATTCAATGCAGCTTTTATCTGAAATATTTGATGTGCAAATTCCAGAGTTAAATGAAAGTATGAGGTCAGTTGACACCAACCAAAGTCAGAATCCTTTAGGTACAGATGCTCCTGACTGCTCCCTTGGTGAGGATGGTGTGGTCCATCTGTCTTCACTGGGAAGacatgaaataataaacaacattaaaaagttaCCCGTTTCGATAAAATGTGAGCCTGCATTGCAACCAATACGTAGTTATGAATGTGCGACTCTTGTAAGAGTTTTGCATTCACTCTCAACTTATATCAACAAGAAGTATGAAGCAGAGttcaaacaattttgttcTTTGCCTGGTTTCAGCGGGAAATTtgcaaaatttatatttaatattccaCATTCCCCAAATACAGTTGATTCAAACCAATTACCGACTATTAGTTTTCGATTTTTTGCTCATTACAGAACAATTTTTTACACCGTTATGTTTTTCCTGCTTTGTTATTTGTTCGATTATGGAGTTTTTCGTTCATTcgctttgtttttgtttttatctgcaatttatttaatattaaaagcaGTGGTGCTTGAACTTAAAGTAAAGCACACACATTGA
- the LOC100179389 gene encoding inactive hydroxysteroid dehydrogenase-like protein 1 produces MAAVDSVKLLVNQMTSDLQNYSSFAWNLLSVIGAWYTLKYSVKFCCWFISCCKCAHKYWRKRNFVKEYGRWAVVTGCSSGIGKQFMHKLAEHGLNIILVSRNKDCLEEEAKFIETAYGVQTLLVVQDLENLTPEITQKIQDRINELDIGILINNAGLHESPKSFTEVEISSLHAMVQVNMNAVVAMTAAVLPGMLSRQRGLIVNMSSGGGMFPVPLISLYSSTKAFVDHFSQALHYEVASKNIHVQSLTPMYISTRMTDYSTTINSNKFFTPSVETYVKHALPTLGRFRSNTGYFPHTIQCYFAMLCPRFLVVKFSHRMQLNLQKEAASIQKKAK; encoded by the exons ATGGCTGCAGTAGATTCAGTCAAACTCTTGGTGAATCAAATGACGAGCGATTTGCAAAACTATAGTTCGTTTGCGTGGAACTTATTGTCGGTGATCGGTGCGTGGTACACCTTAAAGTATTCCGTTAAATTCTGCTGTTGGTTCATAAGTTGCTGCAAATGCGCTCATAAATATTGGCGAAAGAGAAATTTCGTAAAAGAATACGGAAGATGGGCAGTTGTTACTG GATGTAGCAGTGGAATTGGGAAGCAATTTATGCACAAACTCGCAGAACATGGACTTAACATTATTCTGGTTTCAAGAAATAAAGATTGCCTTGAAGAAGAAGCCAA ATTTATTGAAACTGCCTACGGAGTCCAAACCTTGCTTGTAGTTCAAGATTTAGAGAATCTGACGCCAGAAATAACACAGAAGATTCAAGATAGGATAAACGAGCTAGACATTGGAATTCTAATCAATAATGCTGGGTTGCATGAATCACCAAAGAGTTTTACTGAG GTTGAGATATCAAGCTTACATGCCATGGTTCAAGTTAACATGAACGCTGTTGTTGCCATGACAGCTGCAGTGCTGCCGGGTATGTTGTCACGGCAACGTGGTCTGATTGTTAACATGTCGTCAGGTGGTGGAATGTTTCCGGTCCCGCTTATTTCCCTTTATTCATCAACAAAG GCATTTGTGGACCACTTTTCTCAAGCTTTACACTATGAAGTGGCATCTAAAAACATTCATGTTCAATCTCTCACACCAATGTACATCTCGACGAGGATGACCGATTACTCCACAACAATCAACAGCAACAAATTCTTCACTCCTTCAGTTGAAACTTATGTTAAACATGCTTTACCTACGTTAGGACGCTTCCGAAGTAACACAGGATACTTTCCACATACCATACAG TGTTACTTTGCAATGCTGTGTCCACGATTTCTCGTTGTTAAGTTTTCACACCGAATGCAGTTAAATTTGCAAAAGGAAGCAGCTAGCATACAGAAGAAAGCTAaataa
- the LOC100177053 gene encoding beta-catenin-like protein 1 — MDVGELLAFKPKTGKRDYDDAPTESPKPKISKPALKSDKTMEKELDTFFVNAKLGGGGDRPKKKATRLQLQAGAAVSSGLKRSGGSAPASSAVSPLEENVNDETEEERQMKLLEMWEEKVKAKDLNDEEQYDDQKVKKLILSFEKKVYKNQEMRIKFPDNPEKFMESELDLNDVVMEMKILATMPEQYHYLVELRSVNSLLALINHANTDIAIAVIDLIQELTEVDSVTENEEGANLLADALMDGQAGSLIVQNLERLDESVKEEATGVHNSLGVVENLLELKPEFGLNFAQQGFVAWLLKRLKAKIPFSGNKLYASEILSILLQSHDEIRKLVGELEGIDILLQQLAAFKRHDPKGAEEVEFMENLFNCLCSSLLLVDNRSKFLHGEGLQLMNLMLREKKMSRNSALKVLDHAMSGPDGASNSAKFVDILGLRTLFPIFMKPPKKNKKVGSSRKDHEEHVISIISSMLQNLSGSHRQRLIAKFTENDFAKVDRLMELHFKYYERVQRVDNRLDAERTRLLVEGEDEEEIEEDFYLRRLDAGLFTLQQTDYVLVDICASGSSSIKQRVLQILNLRSGSVKSIRTIIREYVGNLGDNTGSVSGVDKQRILGLADKF; from the coding sequence ATGGATGTAGGCGAGTTGTTGGCTTTTAAACCCAAAACTGGAAAACGTGATTATGATGATGCACCCACTGAATCACCAAAACCAAAGATCTCTAAACCAGCGTTGAAGTCAGATAAGACCATGGAAAAAGAGCTGGACACATTTTTTGTCAACGCTAAACTTGGTGGCGGAGGTGATAGGCCGAAAAAGAAAGCAACAAGACTTCAGCTTCAAGCAGGTGCTGCAGTCAGTTCTGGATTGAAAAGAAGTGGAGGTTCTGCTCCCGCTTCAAGTGCTGTTAGTCCTCTGGAAGAAAATGTAAATGACGAGACGGAGGAAGAGAGGCAAATGAAACTCCTGGAGATGTGGGAAGAGAAAGTTAAAGCAAAGGATTTAAATGATGAAGAGCAATATGATGATCAAAAAGTGAAGAAGTTAATTTTATCTTTCGAGaagaaagtttacaaaaaccAAGAGATGAGAATTAAGTTCCCAGACAACCCGGAAAAGTTTATGGAGTCAGAACTTGATTTGAATGATGTCGTCATGGAAATGAAGATTCTTGCCACGATGCCGGAGCAATATCATTATCTAGTTGAGCTCCGCTCTGTGAACTCTTTGTTGGCCTTAATCAACCATGCTAACACTGATATTGCCATTGCTGTAATTGATTTAATTCAAGAGCTGACTGAAGTAGATTCGGTCACAGAGAATGAAGAAGGGGCGAATCTGCTCGCTGATGCTTTAATGGATGGACAAGCAGGATCATTGATTGTTCAAAACCTTGAAAGATTGGATGAATCTGTGAAAGAAGAGGCAACAGGAGTGCATAACTCACTTGGTGTGGTGGAAAATCTACTTGAATTAAAACCTGAGTTTGGTTTGAACTTTGCTCAGCAAGGCTTTGTGGCTTGGCTGCTAAAAagattaaaagcaaaaatccCATTTAGTGGAAACAAACTATATGCTTCTGAAATTCTTTCTATTTTACTGCAAAGTCATGATGAGATACGAAAGCTTGTTGGGGAGCTTGAAGGGATTGATATCTTGCTTCAGCAGTTGGCTGCTTTTAAACGGCATGACCCAAAAGGTGCTGAAGAAGTTGAATTCATGGAAAATTTATTCAACTGCCTTTGCTCGTCACTGTTGTTGGTGGATAATCGTAGTAAGTTTTTACACGGAGAGGGATTACAGCTTATGAATCTTATGCTGAGAGAAAAGAAGATGTCTAGGAACAGTGCTCTGAAAGTACTGGACCATGCAATGTCTGGACCAGATGGAGCGAGCAACAGCGCAAAGTTTGTGGATATTCTTGGACTCCGAACTCTCTTTCCAATATTTATGAAACCaccgaaaaaaaacaaaaaagttggAAGCTCAAGGAAGGACCACGAAGAGCATGTCATCTCAATAATATCCTCCATGCTCCAGAACCTCTCTGGCTCCCATCGGCAGCGACTTATTGCTAAATTCACTGAAAACGATTTTGCAAAAGTTGATCGTTTAATGGAACTtcactttaaatattatgagcGAGTTCAAAGGGTTGACAACAGGCTTGACGCTGAAAGGACACGACTTCTAGTAGAGGGTGAAGATGAAGAGGAAATTGAGGAGGACTTTTACTTGAGAAGATTAGATGCTGGTTTATTTACCCTTCAACAAACAGACTACGTTCTTGTTGACATTTGTGCTTCAGGATCCTCAAGTATAAAGCAACGCGTGTTGCAAATACTCAATTTACGCAGCGGGTCTGTTAAAAGTATTCGAACAATAATCAGGGAATACGTGGGTAATTTAGGGGACAATACTGGTAGTGTGTCAGGGGttgataaacaaagaatactcGGTCTTGCGGATAAATTTTGA
- the LOC100181797 gene encoding dimethyladenosine transferase 1, mitochondrial-like, whose amino-acid sequence MKISHRLLNKFRPKLQLNHDLPTQAIPPMPTSSELLKMYNVRARKQLSQNFLLDPLITNRFVLCGAKDLAGHHVCEVGPGPGPITRSILQRKPERLTVVEKDHRFLPMLKYVADVSNDRMTIVHGDILKYDLSQCFPQELAKDWHKASPPFIVFGNLPFNVSLPLIFKWFEQISRKDGMFKLGRIPLVLTFQREVVERFLAQTGDKQRCRLSVSAQNFCDIDYKFIIAGGSFVPPPKVEVGVVKIVPKKTFDINLPFKKIDYVVKHTMHRKSKYCKHSVKTMFPPKRSDLVDEIFRKSGVDPLTRSNELENLHFRDLCYAYEEIADRIPNLRKVDTYGENEWSKTYFDANGNAKDVLFETAEKNGNSKIEIPTFEGIFETTSLK is encoded by the exons ATGAAGATTTCCCACCGACTCTTAAACAAGTTTAGGCCAaag CTACAATTAAACCATGATCTGCCAACACAAGCGATTCCCCCCATGCCTACCAGCAGTGAACTATTAAAGATGTATAATGTCAGAGCAAGAAAACAACTTTCACAAAATTTCTTACTTGATCCATTAATAACAA ACAGATTCGTATTATGTGGTGCAAAAGACTTAGCAGGCCACCATGTTTGTGAGGTTGGACCAGGCCCTGGTCCTATAACTCGATCTATTTTACAACGAAAACCGGAACGTCTAACTGTAGTTGAAAAAGACCACAGATTCTTACCAATGCTAAAG TATGTGGCTGATGTTTCAAATGATCGAATGACCATCGTACATGgcgatattttaaaatacgacTTATctcaatgttttcctcaggaATTGGCAAAAGATTGGCATAAGG CCTCTCCGCCATTTATTGTGTTTGGAAATTTGCCGTTCAATGTTTCACTTccgttaatatttaaatggttTGAACAAATATCAAGGAAAGATGGGATGTTTAAACTTGGAAGAATACCGCTTGTACTTACTTTCCAAAGGGAGGTTGTAGAG AGGTTTCTGGCACAAACAGGAGATAAACAAAGATGTCGGTTATCCGTTTCAGCGCAGAACTTTTGTGACATTGATTACAAGTTCATTATTGCTGGTGGTTCATTTGTGCCACCTCCAAAG GTTGAAGTGGGAGTCGTAAAAATTGTGCCGAAGAAAACCTTTGATATAAATTTGCCCTTCAAAAAGATTGATTATGTGGTAAAGCACACGATGCatagaaaatcaaaatattgcaAACACAGTGTTAA GACCATGTTTCCACCAAAGAGAAGCGATTTAGTGGATGAAATATTTCGAAAATCCGGTGTTGATCCTTTAACTCGATCAAATGAACTTGAAAATCTTCATTTCCGTGATTTATGTTACGCATATGAAGAGATAGCAGACAGAATACCGAACCTTCGAAAGGTTGATACATATGGTGAAAACGAATGgtcaaaaacatattttgacgCCAATGGAAACGCTAAAGATGTTTTGTTTGAGACTGCAGAGAAAAATGGTAATTCAAAAATTGAAATACCTACATTTGAGGGAATTTTTGAAACTACTTCATTGAAATAA